From the genome of Nicotiana tabacum cultivar K326 chromosome 17, ASM71507v2, whole genome shotgun sequence:
gttcgagtgcagtggagaggtcagcccattgaggcagctacttgggagtctgagtaagatatgcggagcagatatccacatcttttcaccagttTGGATACTTTTCtgtctgttcgaggatgaacggttattttagaggtggaaaatgtgatgacTCGATAGGTCATCTCATGTTTTGAAACCTAATTCTGTGATCCGAAGCATTAAAAATAtgttttagccttcctcgatttgcatgcacagttcgGGTGTCTTTCTGGAAagattttatgttaaaaactgataaaaataagaatttttgctttAAACATTAATtggagttgacttcggtcaacattttgagtaaatggacTTGGATCCATATTTTTttggtcccggtaggtccgtatcgtaatttaaGACCTGGGCGTacgtccggaatcaaattctgaggtccctagctcgagatatggaattttgatgaaaaattaaaagtttgaaagtttattaatttttagaattgactgatgtttggtcttgtcgatatcgggtccgtattttggttccggagcccggtacaagtccattattatatttatgacttgtctgtgaaatttggtgagaaacggagttagtttgacgtgattcggatgttcgattgtgaaaatagaagttttaaagtcttcttgaaaattttatttgatttggtatctgattcgtagttctaggtgttattttggtgttttggtcacatgagcgagttcatatgatatttttggacttgtgtgcatgtttggtttggagccccgaaggcttgggtgagtttcggataggctacgggtgttttgaaacttagaaaaatctggtttttggcTTCAGTTGTTATCTGgtgtttccttcatcgcgttcgcagaggtgctctcacgaacgcgaaaggTAAAATGGGAAAGGATGATTTTCGTCTACACGAATGCAGTATCtaggtcgcgaacgcgaggcaatggggacttacccttcgcgaacgcgaagcttgagggacctgggggaggggacactcgttcttctacgcgaacgcgagcactggctcgcgaacgcggaggccgGGGGGaatagccttcgcgaacgcaaaagcCATTTGGGCTGTTGCACATCACGAACGCGGCAGGCCCTTCGCGAGCACGAAGAAAGCCTGACGCCCAGACCTTAAAACAtttcaaaaacgggattttacccatttttcataaactctccattagagctcggcctaggtgcgattttgaagggaaaactcaacaccaattcataggtttgtactctttaactcattttcttccatttctatcatcacccattaaattcctagccttaatctttgttctttcatggtagaaaattaggaattttgGAAGAATTGGGGGTTTTTACAAATTGGGGATTtaaacctcaatttggggtcggattacgaaactaattatataatcaggctcgggggtgaacgGGTAAATGgagtttggttcgaacctcgggttttgaccaagcgggcccgggatcgatttttgattttttgagggAAAGTTTGGGGAACcgaatttatgcaatgtaattgatttctttagcaatatttgatattattgagtcgtttatgaatagatacgagtggtttggaggtggattctagagaaAAAGcagtaattgagcattgagtggcctttggagagaggtaagtgtcatggttaaccttgacttgagggaatatgacttgtttgtctatttgctatatgtttaaatgttggggaacaacgtatatatgaggtgacgagtacttatgcattgtagtcgggttaaagcatgcggttGGGGCctggtttcttgcaattatagcttcctttattcatgttatccgtgtttagactagtattgttaaattgaccgttcttatcatgtttacggatcttctggtgataattgagtattgattccaaagttgaggttgatattgtggaaccaaatattgaagtaaggcttgtacttgttattctatctccctgttgctatttgttcattgcattatggtaagggagagtgttaatgaacgaagggtgatgccatgccatattgtgagtgttaatgcacgaaaggtgatgccgtatcatattgtgagtgttaatgcacgaagggtgatgttgtgccatgttatgagagttaatgcacgaagggtgatgtcatgccatttctattgattttatgatgaggttgagagtaaaagcacgaagggtgatgccgtacattttTCCTatactgtgtttacttgttcttattggttCAAAGTATATTGGCTATTCAAGTTaccattctgttgtagttctctGTCTCATATTccccctcagcatgtttcccctcccgaTATTACCTGTCAAGTTTTTTCTTGTTGTTATTTGTACATATACTTCTAAATTGCACAAGTTTGTTATGTAGgtatcttgtcatagcctcgttacTATTTTATcgaagttaggctcgacacttaccagtacatggggttgattgtattgatactgcactctgcacatCCTGtacagattttggtattggtcccagctgatcgagaggcgtagcagctcggactggttcatcggagactcaaggtagatctgttggcgttcgcaaaccttgaagtccctgtcttcctttttagttttttttactttttctttcgttcaaacagttgtatttctttcatacttttacttgtagtaaatcctagaagttcgtgaattgtgactctagatttggatggtagtaattaatgaagtttttatattattccacactcgttgtatttcattttaggttatttgttgttatttactgaattgaataaggattggcttaataattctctaacgtcggcttgcctagcaattggaatgttaggcgtcatcacggtcccgacggtgagaATTCTGGGTCGTGATAAATTGTGATAGAATATTGTCACAAATAAAGTGTGACAAAATTTCCGTCACAAATTGACACATTTGGAAGCTATATTATTGATAGATTTGGGACATATTATACGTAATATTTGTGACACATTGGTTTCCATCACTATTTAAGAATTTGGTGAAAGTTTTTGACCAACTAGATCTCTCACAAATTTAATTTTGGACTTTCAGCTTTAACAAATAATTAAGAATACTTATGCAAAACTTAGCCACTTATATAAAGACAACTAACAACAACCAACCataacaaacataatatgaaatATATAAGAAAACATACGAAGTTAAAACATGCAAAAACATAAGTTCTACTAGCAAAAGTCTAAACATATTAAAAATTACAAAGCAACCAACAATCAGAAGCCCGACAACGTTAAAATAGCACTTAGAGAGTATCCAAGTAGCTAAAATCTAACCATGTTAAATACTTAAGCATTTGGTGAGACCATGTTATAGGGAGTAGGAACACCATATGGGTGAGATGATAATGCTATCTCGCTCATAAATAATTTTTACAGCTCACTCACATAAGCAAATAAAGAAGCAAAGTTCATTATATGTAGTTTAAAACTTGAATCACAGATGCAAAGACGCAAATCTCTGAAACTCATAAAAATAATTGTTATATGTCAACTTGTCATAGACTCATAGGATTACCATTTCCAAGATTAGACTTAAAAAACTAAGACCAAAATAGATGCTATCACAAGCTTTCAACTGATATTCTTCTTATGTAAATTAAAATAAGCGTATATTTAGTGACTCATAAGCTGATTATTTGAAGCACAATAAGAAGTAGAATAAGTCACAATATGTGTTTTCATTTCTGCATCACAGCAAGAAATGAAATGCTAATTAAACAAGAAATGATATGATGTCAAGAAGCTTTCAAATAAGTGGATTCGACCAGTAATATTCGAGAAATgttaattcataaaaaatattCATCCGATTCATTCTCAAATAAAATGATGAAATATTATAAAAGAAACTTACACTAATGGTCTTAAATATGCAGCTTCTTAAATATATCCCATGAATTTGCTGGACGACATAATTCTATTGCCTGAAAAATAGAGTACAATATTAAAATAGGAGATAAAGTCATATAATTACTCTATTAAAAGGTTAAATTCAATACCAATTTTATAGTATGTTCCACTGTACACCTAGAACCACCGGTATGCTTGCTTGGACCAGTGCCTGCCAGCTTTCCCATATGTGCTCTTTAATAAAAGTTGTCCTGGTTCTAAATTTTCGCCAAACGTACAGCTTTTTAGTGTACAAGATAGATGCCACTTTTTCCAAGTATGTTTGATTATGGCATCCTCAGCAGAACTCCAGTGATATAATTTCTAGCAAATGATTTTGATCAGTGtcataaatacatatatatactaaataattacttataattttttttataaaaagcgATATTTACCATAAATTTATGCCAATAGAAGTCACGAGTGGATTGGCAGACATCCTTCCATGTGTAACCAGTAGCATCTTGCCGCTCCATGAAGTTATCAGTAATGGTCTTCGAGATAGAATGACAATTAGGAACGAacctgaacaaaaataaaaataaataaataacaaatttcacgatatttatattttaaaaagttaaaacatatatacaaaaatattatttcttaCTTTTACCCCACAACTGAGATGGCCGACCGACTAGATGGGCATGAGCCGGTGGTAGATCCGACTGAGATATCTAGAGTACCAGGAGTACTAGGAGTACCAGGAACTGATGATGACGAGTCACTCATATTCTTAAAAGTTATTAAATAGCAATGGATCGCAGCTTTGAATAAATACAAAATACCTCATGAAATAACTCTAAACATAATAAATTTTAATAACTGAAGCAACAATGTTCCTTGTAAGATAAAGTATTAGCTTTTAGATAAAGTGTAAACTTCTTATAACATACAGTTACTCAAAACTATCCAAAATTTTACAGAATACTAATTTAACTTACTAACCAAACTCACTAAAACATTACTTTCCTCTTTCCTGGTTCTAATGGATAATTCAAATTAGATCCAttcaaaaacatcaaattttaCCACTTCAAGTAACATTTAGTTTATTCACTTTCTTCATCATCCCCTtcatcctcctcctccttctcctcctcctccatatCAATGAGCCAACCATCTGGATCATTCAATGCATGAGGAGTTTCATCTACAGAAATATCAATTGCATGCACTTGAATGTCATCCTCTTGAAAAGCTGAATCAATAGGTTGTTCTGCTTCTTTTTTTTGAAATCTCCACAACATATCGTGCCTTTATATTACAAACGGCTAACCATTCATCTGTTGTCCCCTTTAGAGTAGGATAAGTTTCAAGATACACCTGAGTAGCTTGCACTGCCATAATAAATGGTTCATATTTATTAAAGGTCCTTCTTTTGTTAACATCAACAAGATTATATTATGCATGTACTCGAGTACCATATTTTGGTGTTGGATCAAACCAAGAACATTTAAATGACACGGTTCGTTTGATTGATAATGCAGGATACTCTAACTATAAAATCTCTGTCAACCGACCGTAATAATCAATATCATCTGCACTGTGGCTAGAGCCCTTGATGCATACACCACTATTCATGGTAGATCTCCTTGAACTATATCTTTCAGTGTGAAACTTTTAACCATTTACAACATATCCATTAAAAGACTTAACCTTATACAATGGCCCTTCTGCAAGATCTTTTATGATTTGATTGCTAATGCCCGATGAAGGATCATGTGCCTATTGACATTACAGGTAATTAAACACAATTTAAGATTATATTTTATAAGAAAAAAAGGAATAGTTTATTAAGACTTACATATTTCTCAAACCAAGATGCAAACTCTGTTTCAAGTTTAGCATCAATCTCGCTATTTTGAATATTTGGTTGACCTTCTCTCAAGGTATCTTCATAAATTCTAATGAAAGAAAGCTAGTTTAATTTAACAATATCAAATGTATGTAACTGATAttgatatttaaatcatgattagcTTACCTTATATATGGTTTCACTTCATCacaattcaacaaaacatatgtaCGAGCCCCatgatatttttatcatctaaccTCCTTGGTTTCTTCTTTCCAAAAGATCGACCAGCATGCTTGAAAATAGAAAGCATTTTGGGATATTTGTCACCTCCAACCCTACAATCATCTGAATTCCGTGGCACATTTCTATGCCTTGTCGACACATGTGACTTAAAGTAGTGCACACAAAAGGATGATGCTTCTTCAACCAAATATGCATTGCATATAGAACCTTCAactttattcttattttttacTTTGTTCTTCAATTTGCGGAGATACCTTCAAGCAATTTGCGTAGATACCTTCAAGCAATAGAGTAAATCAACATGTAATTAATTATACATTTACATATTACATTTATATATCTTATAACATAATTTAGATTATTTACCTCTCATATCGATACATCCATCGCCCCTGAACTGGGCCAACTAAACGTGCTTCGTAAGCTAAATGGATATGAAGGTGTTCCATAGGATCCCAGAAGCTAGGAGGAAAAATACGCTCAAGCTTACACGAGATGTGAGGAATATCTTTTTCTAATTGTGCCATGTGTTCCTCTGTTATTGCAGTAGAGGTGAGATCTTTAAAGAAAAGACTCAACTCCGTCAATGATTGCCACACATTTCGTGGAAGTAGTTCTCGAAATGCAATAGGTATTAAGCGTTGCATAAACACATGGCAATCATGACTCTTCATACCAAAGAATTTAAGCTTGTTCATGTCTACACCTCTACCCATGTTAGACACATAGCTATCGGGAAATATCAACTCTTGCAACCACTTACAAAGCACTTATTTTGCATTCTTTTCTAACATATAACAAGCTTTAGGATACTTTTTGGTACTTTCATCTTGATGCAACTCTGGACgatgataaaatattttcaaatctGCTCTAGATTTGGCATTATCCTTTGTTTTTCCCTTAACATTCATCACTGTGGTAAAAATGTTATCAAACACGTTTTTCTCCATGTGCATCACATCAAGGTTATGCCTAATAAGATTTGTTTTCCAGTAagtcaagtcccaaaatatactTCTTTTCTTCCAACCACATAAACTATTCTTTGTGATTCTTGCATTTATCGCTTCAGAACCAAGTTCTGTGACTTTCTTGAGCCCCAAATCCTCAATCTCCCTAAATATTTATAAACCCAATTGTTCAGTAGATACAACCTTATGTACGGCTTGACCCTTCTTGAACCACCTTTTGTTCCTTCGCCACGGATGACCTGATAGTAAGAATTTTGTGTGATTGTCAAACCACGAGGTATTTCCACCATTGGATAGTGTAAAAGCATCTGAGTATGTCGTGCAATATGGACAAGCTAATTTTCCCGCTTGTAACGACCCattcggtcattttgagtgtattagtaccgatcccctatttactactttttcagtatctgtttctgcttatgtgactttccgggaAGTCTTGTTTTttgtttcggagtgttttgggacacttagtccctaaaacggaagcttaagtcttaggatttttccCGTAGTCGAaattatgtgaagacgactccgaaatggagttttgtcagttctgttatctccgttgggtaattttggacttagcagCGTGTCcgaactgtgaatttgaggtctgtggctaatttaggcttgaaatggcgaaagtcgaatttttgggaagtttgatcgggaggttgactttttgatatcggggtcggatttcgattctggaagttcgagtaggtccgtaatgttgaaggtgacttgtgtgcaaaatttaaggtcaagcggatgtggtttggtatggttcagcatcgtttgtagaatttggagttacaagtttattaagtttggattggagggtgattcgtgtttttgttgttgtttgacgtgttttgagggctcgactaagttcgtatgattttttagaacttgttggtatatttggttgaggtctctggggcctcgggtgtgtttcaccCACGTGCGTTAGGCCAAGCACAGAAGCGGGAATTTAGGAGATGTCCAGGGGTCGCAAGTGCGAgggaatttccgcatctgcgagcccgcagatgcgcttGAAGCTCCGCAGATGCAGAGAGTGAGCTGGAGGgaaagatcgcagaagcggacccttGTCCGTAGGTGTGAACACGCAGGTGTGACATCTTGCTTgcagatgcggacccagtccCTTAAGTCATATCCACACCTGCgagggaaattccgcaggtgcggcgtcgcagatgcggaagaactgggcagaaaatgggatttcgagggtttgattccgattttaattttgggactttgagagctcggtgtgaggcgatatttcgaggttacttcaaaaatattgttggggtaagtgattctaactcggattggactatatttcatgaatctattgttattttcatcatctaattagggatttgagttgtaaatttgggaaaaaatggtagaaacttcatacgctaaaattttgagttttggaaggtgatttgaggttggattttcaagtaattcttgtatggttggactcgtgagtggatgggtgttcgtattttgtgacttttgtcggattgcGAGGGTTCGGGGGGCGGTTTGAGTCTATTTgagattttggcttataatttcgtattttacttatggaattgattcttttcgcctatattaattatatcgtactgcttgtggctagattcggggcgtttggagattgatacgaggggcaaaggcattgcggagtaggattttgcgtggtttgaggtaagtaatagttttaaatctggtcctaagggtatgaaaccccggattattggattatgtgagtattttggaggtgacgcacatgctaggtgacgggcgtgtgggcgtgcaccgtatgaattgggacttggtccattccgtgaaactgtaaagttgagttgctagctatatgctctccctgtgttatagaaatttgactacaaatcatgttagaaatcatgcttaggctatgtgatggtactgttgggacccgcagaggtcgcgtacttgttgaattacttgctaattattttcttgtactcagtcatgattttacttgcgtatcatatctcagcctcttgttgattcttgttgatacactatgttatctttgtttgggccgatctttgtgattttcgagagactagagagattgatgactgagtgaggccgagggcttgtctgtgaggtattgatactatggaacatgagttatccgtgcatctcgtgagttgtccgtgaggatccacatattgatactatagcacgtgagttttccatgcagcatgtgagttgttcgtgcggatatagcgcttgggctgaaaagagcccctccggagtctgcacacccccggTGAGCGCATGTATCTATTGAGTGTGAGAACTGAGAGCTGAGAGCCGAGTGTtttgagttgttgtgacgagttgagtgactgttgccctgagaggttgtacttgcattttcatttgttgatgcacttagttgctatctttCATTGTTATAAAATTCTAGAAAGATTCTATATCTGGATTACCTCGactttaactgtataaaactaatttgacttaaactgccagatgtgaaagcatgtctattcctTGCTGGAATTAAtgaaaatgaactgtaattgtatagctcgtcactaccttctcagttccttatttatttttgttacttactgagttggttgtactcacgctacaccctacacttcgtgtgtagatccaggtgttcacggtgatagcgggtgttgatatttgagcagatgattccggagactatcgaggtagctgcatggcgttcgcaggccttggctctccttcattatcttattctcatttcagttcttattccttagatgttgtattagactactcctggtatagatgctcatgtactcagtggcaCTCCGATGTCGGGATATATTTCCACACTTAtgctttgggttttaccccgtttttatgaaagactccggttattttaaatatattaattcatttctgttaaatgttgaaagtgttttgaagatgtcggcttgcctagtatcacgataggcgtcatcacgacgggttaggttttgggtcgtgacaccactgTACTCCATCCCGACAACATTGAATACGCTAAAAAATCATTTATTGTCCACGTCAATGCAACTTGCATTTTAAAATTATTCTTACTTGAAACATCATATATTTGGACCCCCTCATCCCACAAATATTTTAACTCTTCAATGAGGGGTTGTAAGAAGACATCAATTTTctgttttggattttttggacCAGGTATAATCacatataaaaatatgtattcatCCTTCATGAACATCCAAGGTGGCAAATTATATGGCGTGACTATCACAGGCCAAGAAGAATATTGTTGGCTCGATTGACCAAATGGATTAAACCCATCAGTGGACAATCCCAATCTGACATTTCTCACTTCAGATGCAAAACTTGGATGTGTTtgatcaaagtgcttccaagcagGAGAGTCTGAGGGATGACGTATGACACCATCTGTTTCATGCTCAGAATACCACCTCATATGCTTTGCGGTAAAATTTGATGCGTACAACCTTTGTAGACGCGGAGTAAAAGGAAAATAATACATCTCTTATAAGAAATATTAGTTTTCTTCTTGGAATGTTGATATTTTGATATCTTGTACCGAGGGTGGGCACAAAACTTGCAACTGACAAGTTCACTATCTTCACACCAATAAATTATACAACCATTTTTGCAACAGACGATCTTCTCTACTGGTAAGCCCAACCCTCGCATTAGCTTTTTGGTACTATAAAAGCTATCTGGCATTATGTTATCACTTGGCATCAATTCTGATATAAATTGACATAACTCATCGTACAACTTTTCAGAAAAATGATGTCCTGCCATTAGATTAAAAAGCCGAGCAACGACGGACAACTGCGAATGTCCGTGTGGGTTTCCCGGCTAAATTTTCTGTTCTAATGCTTTGAGCATATTATAAAGATTTTGCATGGTTGGATTTGGTTCCTCTTCTATATTACCACCAAAAGAAGGCTCACCAACATCAAAAACCATAGATTGAAATACATTATGAGATTGAGGGTTTATAGTTTCAAACCTGTGAGTTTTGCTGTGGCGTTGAGTCTAGAAGGGTACAAGAATCGCCATTTGTGTTTTGTgttgaaagagagagagagagaagcagGGAGGAGTGGACAGAGAAAATGAGTAAGTCTAAAGGGTTTTGTGGAATGATAGGTCTGGCAGGGGAAATTAAAAAGTGGGCCAAATATTTTGGGGAATTTTCTAAGTTGTTAGAATGTTTATAAAATTGTGACTGAATGTTCCGTCAACAATTATTGTCACGGAAAATAACTCtgtcacaaaaattatttttattagatATTTACTCTTTTATAATGTTGTGACGAAAATATAATTTGTCACAAAATTTGTGACGGAATTTTGACAAAGTGTTGCCATTTCTTCTCCTCTACCATAATTTTGTGACAAATATATGTTCGTCACAAAGACTAAATTTCAAATTTGTCACAAATCTGTTACGCTCAGAATTTTtgtaggaatttttttttttgataatttcGTCCATGTGAGGTTGATTTGTCAAAAATGTGTCACACTTCCGTCACAATTTGTGACAGAATGCTTCATCTCAAATATTCCGTCACAATTTTACCATTTTCTTCTAGTAgctaaatagaaaatcaaaaatatttttatatgcttcgaattgttcaaatatattttgaagtgaaaaaatagccTTGTCTACTATATAAAAGTAATCAATGGGTAACGTAGGAGACTTCTCTATTTTTTCCCCGGGGAATCCCACTGCTTAGCTTTCAATTCGCCTATGACcatcaaataaaatgtgaatAACCCGACTTCTAAAGGACTCTTTGAAAGATCTTGAGATTTTATTATCAACATGCtcatcaaattgttacttcctatatatcacacgtTCTTACAAAATTCGGATTtgatattcatttcaagtgcaatttcCTTGACAAAAATCATAgcagttgcaaatccttcttctctatatttgttaaaaaaagaaatcaaactttttcatttcacagattattttttttaaaacttatacATAACCTATTAAGTGTAACAAAAAATGAAGCCTCCACAAATGTGGGGCCTAAAGTAGttgctttacttgctttatggaagGGCCGCTTCTGAGTTCAAGCAAGTCACAAACTCTACTTAGTTTTGGCTCAGCTTCACTTGTATTATAAGCGTTGTGTGAATGCTGTAACTAAACATTGTGAAGAAGTCTTCTCCTTCTCCACTGTTTCTTCAATATTCACATTCTTTTCATGATAGCACAATAACAAAATATGGCAGTAAAAAGTAAAGTTAATCTTTCTATTAATTCGAACTCACCTTATGCACTCCTACAGATAACCCCGAATTGCATTGGTGCCAAATGCTATGGATGGGGAGAACTACAATGGATGGGCTAGGGCAATGAGAAATGCTCTACCAGCCATAAAAAAAATTGGTAATTATGGATGGCTAGTTAGAGAAGCCCGATAAAGCAAAACCACAAATACACACGGAGAAGTGTAACTTGATGGTGATAGCTTGAAATTTGTATTCTCTAGATAATATTGTGCGTGGGAATATTACCTATATTGCCACAGCTAGGGAAAAATGGCTTGATTTGAAGGAGAGATTTGGACAAGGAAATGCTCCGAGGATTCATCAAATCAAATTGGAACTTGCTCTTCTAAATCAAGAAGGAACGACAGTTACAACATACTATACCAAATTGAAGGCATTATGTGATGAATTAACAGCCTACAATCCAATGCAACAATGCTCATGTGGAGCTGCAAAGGAGCTGATGCAACAACAAAAACCTGAAAAGTTGCATCAGTTTCTCATGGGGTTGAACATAGAAATGAACATAGAAATATAAGGATCTATGCACTTATCTTCACAATATTAGCAAAGCCCTAAAAATCTTCACAATATTAGCAAAGCCCTACAAAACTTACTTTCAAATCTTTCTTTAACTAAACGATTTATAAATTTTAACTCTATTACATTAAAGTTTAAAtagtctaaaaataaataaaaaatcgcAAATTAAACTACTCAATAAACTCCAAATTTTAACTATGTAAATAATTTTACAGATTTACACATAAAGTctagaaaataaaaaagttaaaacatatatttttttcatcATATATAGTTACTAGACAATTTCATCCTTAAACTTCAATACTATATGCTTCAATCTGTATTAATTTCTTTAAGCAGTAAAGAACACTTCAAAATTATAACTGTGACCAACACAACAATTCTGTAATGTTAAGAAATTGATGTTGCAACCAA
Proteins encoded in this window:
- the LOC142171921 gene encoding uncharacterized protein LOC142171921, translated to MDGENYNGWARAMRNALPAIKKIDNIVRGNITYIATAREKWLDLKERFGQGNAPRIHQIKLELALLNQEGTTVTTYYTKLKALCDELTAYNPMQQCSCGAAKELMQQQKPEKLHQFLMGLNIEMNIEI